A genomic stretch from Leptospira selangorensis includes:
- a CDS encoding 3'(2'),5'-bisphosphate nucleotidase CysQ encodes MRFPEEAELVSKLVLEAADRILSIYGTNFHVMEKSKGDPLTEADLQANEIIAGGIRKILKDKVYSEEDSNFSHSSLQGERVWILDPIDGTREFVAKNPEFAISLGLLEEGKPVFGIVMNPATGEFFWGAEGKGAYYTILKSPYLENQIDWENTFYLPKLESSELPKILVSISETKAGLFKKLDYGNDFVLEPKGSIAYKLALVAVGKYPLTLSLRPKNDWDVAGGIAILRASLGKDLEIRSGKDYPFLTSKLGIGLLAGDSELVTQFWEKFKTSLQGSVRDRW; translated from the coding sequence ATGCGATTTCCGGAAGAAGCGGAATTAGTTTCTAAACTTGTTCTGGAAGCCGCAGATCGGATACTTTCCATCTATGGAACAAATTTCCATGTGATGGAAAAATCCAAAGGTGATCCTCTCACTGAAGCCGACCTGCAAGCAAACGAGATCATTGCGGGCGGCATTCGCAAAATCCTAAAAGACAAAGTTTATTCAGAAGAAGATTCGAATTTCTCTCATTCTTCCCTACAAGGAGAAAGAGTTTGGATCTTGGATCCGATCGACGGAACCAGAGAATTTGTAGCTAAAAATCCGGAGTTTGCGATTAGCCTCGGCCTTTTGGAAGAAGGTAAACCAGTTTTTGGGATAGTAATGAATCCTGCTACTGGAGAATTTTTTTGGGGAGCGGAAGGTAAGGGCGCATATTATACAATCTTAAAGTCCCCTTATCTGGAAAATCAGATCGATTGGGAGAATACTTTCTATCTTCCGAAACTTGAATCTTCCGAACTTCCTAAAATTTTAGTTTCCATTTCTGAAACAAAAGCAGGACTATTCAAAAAATTAGATTATGGAAATGATTTTGTATTAGAGCCAAAAGGTTCCATTGCTTATAAACTTGCCTTGGTTGCAGTCGGAAAATATCCTTTAACACTTTCTCTCCGACCTAAAAACGATTGGGATGTGGCAGGTGGGATTGCGATACTACGAGCCTCCTTAGGAAAAGATCTGGAAATCCGTTCCGGCAAAGATTATCCATTTTTAACTTCTAAATTGGGAATAGGGTTACTCGCAGGAGATTCAGAACTTGTGACTCAATTCTGGGAAAAGTTTAAAACTTCCCTCCAAGGTTCCGTTAGAGATCGTTGGTAA
- a CDS encoding LIC11625 family surface-exposed protein: MKRIVILALAICLGTPLFAGKVSGLVEEFNKVEEFNKNRKVSESAKKAMLEKNLLSALKYSLHRKYLDYKEYTKDLKADSISYEPQKGTFGVYVKYKTYIVFYSYLMDPEIYLQTPINEVFYVRPDTLEEEPHKEDKQPAQPTTGK; the protein is encoded by the coding sequence ATGAAACGGATCGTAATACTAGCCTTGGCTATCTGCCTCGGGACCCCATTGTTTGCTGGAAAAGTCAGCGGTTTAGTAGAAGAATTTAATAAAGTAGAAGAATTTAATAAGAATCGAAAAGTTTCCGAATCCGCTAAAAAAGCGATGTTGGAAAAAAATCTTCTCTCCGCTTTAAAATACAGCCTTCATCGTAAATACCTGGATTATAAGGAATACACCAAGGATCTAAAAGCGGATTCTATTTCTTATGAGCCTCAAAAGGGAACTTTCGGAGTGTATGTAAAATACAAAACTTATATCGTATTTTACAGTTATCTAATGGATCCGGAAATTTATCTTCAAACTCCTATCAATGAAGTGTTCTATGTTCGTCCAGATACTTTGGAAGAAGAACCTCATAAGGAAGATAAACAACCGGCTCAGCCAACTACCGGAAAATAA
- a CDS encoding ATP-dependent helicase: MSVDLVQGLNDPQKAAVERLEGPVLILAGAGSGKTRVITHRIANLILNKRTDSICALTFTNKAAAEMLERVGKLVPSIPWNVQIKTFHSLCLYILRKETSYLGMPSGFTVYDSVLQESLIKQVIKDLHEDPKQYKPSSLTGIFSSWKDGLSDSDFYIRKENFSHRSQMISNIYEEYEKRKKKNQALDFGDLIQKTVELFRENPGVLKSYQDRWNYIMVDEYQDTNKAQYTLVRLLSGDRGNLCVVGDDDQSIYSWRGADISNILNFESDFPNAYVVKLEENYRSTSRIIRAASKVISNNSGRKEKELFTNNELGEPIGVSQFENETEEAYDIVKKIRAGSARGSEYKDFAIFYRTNAQSRYFEEGLRASGIPYKIFGGFRFFDRAEIKDMIAYLNVVANPMDSNSLLRIVNTPPRGIGEASIEKIRKFSLDQGISFLEAIGHPDLPLKKASLGKAKELYHLFDDLIDRKEKGELPSKIALEIVGRSGWIDYMERDIHDEEAISKVENVREFVNSIEEYESREESPNLEEYLNQISLLTSEEDSAQLTDYVHLMTVHNAKGLEFPTVFLTGLEEGTFPHSMSLEEPNGEEEERRLFYVALTRARVKLYLSYSRTSRKFGKVEDRIPSRFLPEIPSECFGEEGILAQKGVRRPSGPPAASSGAYKIPETPREREDSSKPLGEEADIREGDRVKHAQFGLGQVISVQGSGKNRKVKIKFGGLEKNFFLAYTPLEKL, encoded by the coding sequence TTGTCAGTTGATCTAGTACAAGGCTTAAATGATCCGCAGAAAGCCGCAGTTGAAAGATTGGAAGGCCCTGTTTTAATTTTAGCAGGTGCTGGCTCCGGGAAAACCAGGGTAATCACTCACAGGATCGCAAATTTGATCCTGAACAAAAGAACAGATTCAATTTGTGCGCTTACTTTTACCAATAAAGCTGCGGCAGAAATGTTGGAAAGGGTAGGTAAACTTGTACCTTCCATCCCATGGAATGTGCAGATCAAAACATTTCACTCTCTTTGTTTATATATTTTGAGAAAAGAAACCTCTTATCTTGGAATGCCTTCCGGATTTACAGTATATGATTCGGTATTACAGGAATCCTTAATCAAACAGGTGATTAAGGATCTACATGAGGATCCTAAACAGTATAAACCTTCTTCTTTGACAGGGATCTTTTCATCTTGGAAAGATGGACTTTCCGATTCTGATTTTTATATCCGAAAAGAGAATTTTTCGCACAGATCTCAGATGATCTCGAATATCTATGAAGAATATGAGAAACGTAAGAAAAAAAACCAGGCATTGGATTTTGGGGATCTAATCCAAAAAACCGTAGAATTATTCAGAGAGAATCCGGGAGTCCTTAAGTCCTACCAAGATAGATGGAATTATATCATGGTGGATGAGTATCAGGATACAAACAAGGCGCAATATACATTAGTACGTTTGCTTTCCGGCGACAGAGGAAATCTTTGTGTGGTAGGTGACGACGACCAGTCCATCTACTCCTGGAGAGGGGCGGATATTTCGAATATTTTAAATTTCGAAAGTGATTTTCCGAATGCATACGTCGTAAAGTTAGAAGAAAATTATCGTTCTACTTCCAGGATCATACGCGCTGCATCTAAAGTAATTTCAAATAATAGCGGAAGAAAAGAGAAAGAATTATTCACGAATAATGAATTGGGAGAACCAATTGGCGTTTCTCAATTCGAGAATGAAACAGAAGAAGCTTACGATATAGTCAAAAAGATCAGAGCAGGTTCCGCAAGAGGATCTGAATACAAGGATTTTGCGATCTTCTATAGAACAAATGCGCAATCCAGATATTTTGAAGAAGGACTTAGGGCTTCCGGTATCCCATATAAAATTTTCGGTGGTTTCAGATTTTTCGATAGAGCTGAGATCAAGGATATGATCGCGTATCTAAACGTGGTAGCAAATCCTATGGATTCCAATTCTTTATTAAGAATTGTGAATACACCTCCCCGTGGTATCGGTGAGGCAAGTATAGAGAAAATCCGTAAATTTTCCTTGGACCAAGGGATTTCATTTTTGGAAGCGATTGGGCATCCTGATCTTCCTCTAAAAAAAGCAAGTTTAGGAAAAGCAAAAGAACTATATCATTTATTCGACGATCTTATCGATCGAAAGGAAAAAGGAGAACTTCCTTCTAAGATCGCTTTGGAAATAGTAGGAAGATCCGGTTGGATCGACTATATGGAAAGAGATATCCACGATGAGGAAGCAATCTCTAAAGTGGAGAACGTCCGAGAGTTTGTGAACTCAATCGAAGAATACGAGTCCAGGGAAGAATCTCCTAACTTAGAAGAATATCTGAATCAGATCAGCCTTCTTACTTCCGAAGAGGATTCAGCTCAACTCACAGATTATGTTCATCTCATGACAGTCCATAATGCAAAAGGACTGGAATTCCCTACGGTATTTCTGACCGGTCTGGAAGAGGGGACCTTCCCTCATTCCATGAGTTTGGAAGAACCGAACGGTGAGGAAGAAGAAAGAAGACTTTTTTACGTAGCCTTGACCCGCGCTCGAGTGAAATTATACCTAAGCTATTCGAGGACCTCCCGTAAATTCGGAAAAGTTGAGGACCGGATCCCTTCTAGATTCCTTCCTGAAATCCCGTCGGAATGTTTTGGAGAAGAAGGTATTCTCGCCCAAAAAGGAGTCCGCAGACCATCCGGGCCTCCGGCTGCTTCTTCTGGAGCGTATAAAATCCCGGAAACTCCTAGGGAAAGGGAAGATTCTTCCAAACCTTTAGGAGAAGAGGCGGATATCAGGGAAGGAGATAGGGTCAAACATGCCCAATTTGGCCTGGGGCAAGTGATTTCTGTCCAAGGAAGCGGCAAAAACCGGAAGGTAAAAATCAAGTTCGGGGGCCTGGAGAAGAACTTTTTCCTTGCCTATACTCCCTTAGAGAAATTATAA
- a CDS encoding BamA/OMP85 family outer membrane protein translates to MKRKLSIYKSFAVIFVSGFFFYSGEISQLFSKKSDYFGKIVREIKFNGNKNTSDSDISGLLELRTGKLLTRGIIDRDLKALFASGFFYFIDIKAEEMEGGVRVIFELRERPRVKEVEFIGADEVFPADLRDKMPLKDNEVITPQKVTKSRDVILQKYKDEGFFLAYVKVELGKPDPKTNLVKVRFIIDEGEEIPVAKINIYGNETIETSEIIGLMELKEEGLFEGGNFKESSFEKDKEVIQAYLRSKGYLDSELIREGTNWEIHWENPEKKNRRVIIVNIKLYEGQVYYFNGYTVAHDMTTDGDGRPIFLNKENNPPETPKDKLKPLFTVPEIEKSLDYSSKDAGEIFDETVFSRDRATVNELYGSKGHIFAQVIPRRKIVSLDSESLEYYENCASRRTEVEKKSCEEEYKQLNIRKLREIYRESPELRGRKFVHVDFTVRENNLAQIENVIIKGNKKTQDKVIRRELLFKSGDLFDSTLVNRSRERIFNLGYFKEVNFNMRPGSDDTKMNLVIEVLEQPTGTVSMGGGYGTITGFTIFTEIGENNLNGTGQKVSGRLEFGPYRRSFQISWTEPWMYDTPWSLSLSMFYFSRTIFLGSTSTISISDSTTSPTVENATYDNNGLGVTMGLAHRLGTNWTHFHRYTPAFYSYSNPTALVSDAVLANVRRGWQFRSQVTNGLAYDIRDNVFAPTRGYDLLFQVDNVGQYLGGSSHFDQYRILAEYYHTWFDFTFGGLIRNNALRRWRVVQEFRTSDTFIFQRAPAGGSHNQDPVQDPYIRPQDLLIIGGYESLRGWYYNDQKYPVEWRDGAQHRILFDTEIRIPIEPSLLWLVVFLDGGALYEQTNRAVGTKKDYFESYDKNKADQIAANPIGWYIQNNFNLQNGRKADVTYDELNNPGRLILSSDNVAMDRMRYSWGVGLRVQIPVLPLRIYFAQKLKPTGNFWAPFERYESDNAFQFVFGIGDYRF, encoded by the coding sequence TTGAAACGAAAATTATCTATATATAAATCCTTTGCCGTTATTTTTGTAAGCGGATTCTTTTTTTACTCCGGCGAGATCTCTCAACTTTTCTCTAAAAAGAGCGATTATTTCGGAAAGATCGTAAGAGAAATAAAATTTAACGGAAATAAAAACACATCCGATTCGGATATCAGCGGTCTTTTGGAATTGAGAACTGGTAAACTTCTCACCAGAGGGATCATAGATCGGGATTTAAAAGCATTATTCGCTTCCGGGTTCTTCTACTTTATAGATATTAAAGCGGAAGAAATGGAAGGAGGCGTTCGGGTCATTTTCGAACTGAGAGAAAGACCGCGAGTTAAGGAAGTTGAATTTATCGGAGCAGACGAAGTTTTTCCTGCGGATCTCCGAGATAAAATGCCTCTAAAAGATAACGAGGTAATTACTCCTCAGAAGGTTACTAAATCCAGGGATGTTATATTACAAAAATATAAAGATGAAGGATTTTTCCTTGCATATGTAAAAGTTGAACTTGGAAAACCCGATCCAAAAACAAACTTAGTAAAGGTCCGTTTCATCATTGACGAGGGAGAAGAGATCCCTGTCGCAAAGATCAATATCTACGGAAATGAGACCATCGAAACTTCTGAGATCATAGGACTCATGGAGTTAAAAGAAGAAGGTTTATTCGAAGGTGGTAACTTCAAAGAAAGTTCTTTTGAAAAAGATAAAGAAGTTATTCAGGCTTATTTAAGAAGTAAAGGGTATTTGGATTCGGAATTGATCCGAGAAGGTACCAACTGGGAAATCCATTGGGAAAACCCTGAAAAGAAAAACAGAAGGGTAATCATAGTCAATATCAAACTCTACGAAGGACAAGTGTATTATTTTAACGGATATACAGTTGCTCATGATATGACTACGGACGGGGACGGTAGACCGATTTTCTTGAACAAAGAGAATAACCCTCCTGAAACTCCTAAGGATAAATTAAAACCTCTATTCACTGTCCCTGAGATTGAAAAATCTTTAGATTATAGTTCTAAAGACGCCGGAGAAATTTTTGACGAGACTGTATTCTCCAGGGATAGAGCTACAGTAAACGAACTCTACGGTTCTAAGGGCCATATTTTTGCCCAGGTAATTCCGAGAAGAAAGATCGTTTCTTTGGATTCCGAAAGTTTAGAATATTATGAAAATTGCGCCTCCAGACGGACAGAGGTGGAGAAAAAGTCCTGCGAAGAGGAATATAAACAATTAAATATCCGTAAATTAAGGGAAATTTATAGAGAAAGTCCTGAACTGAGGGGTCGTAAATTCGTTCACGTCGACTTTACCGTCCGCGAGAACAATCTGGCTCAGATCGAAAACGTAATCATCAAAGGAAATAAAAAAACCCAGGATAAGGTAATCCGAAGAGAGTTACTCTTCAAATCGGGAGACTTATTCGATTCTACTTTAGTAAACCGTTCCAGGGAAAGGATTTTTAACCTAGGTTATTTCAAAGAAGTAAACTTTAACATGAGACCAGGTTCAGATGATACAAAGATGAACCTGGTTATTGAAGTATTAGAACAGCCTACTGGAACAGTTTCCATGGGTGGTGGTTATGGAACAATCACTGGATTTACGATCTTCACAGAGATCGGTGAGAACAACTTAAACGGAACAGGTCAAAAAGTTTCGGGACGTTTGGAATTCGGACCTTATCGTAGATCCTTCCAAATTTCTTGGACTGAACCTTGGATGTATGATACTCCTTGGTCTCTTTCACTTTCCATGTTTTATTTCTCAAGAACCATATTCTTAGGTTCTACTTCTACGATCTCTATTTCGGATAGTACAACTTCTCCAACTGTTGAGAATGCCACTTATGATAACAACGGTTTAGGGGTTACCATGGGACTGGCTCACAGACTTGGGACCAATTGGACTCACTTCCATAGATATACTCCTGCATTTTATTCTTATTCAAACCCGACTGCGCTTGTATCCGATGCGGTTTTGGCTAACGTGAGAAGGGGATGGCAATTCCGTTCCCAGGTCACGAACGGTCTCGCTTATGATATCCGAGATAACGTATTCGCTCCTACTAGAGGTTATGATCTACTCTTCCAGGTGGATAACGTGGGGCAGTATTTGGGCGGATCTTCTCACTTCGACCAATATAGGATCCTAGCGGAATATTATCATACTTGGTTCGACTTTACATTCGGAGGTTTGATCCGAAACAACGCTCTTCGTAGATGGAGAGTGGTCCAGGAATTCAGGACCTCCGATACCTTTATTTTCCAAAGAGCTCCTGCGGGAGGGTCTCATAACCAGGACCCTGTCCAGGATCCTTATATTCGACCTCAGGATTTGCTCATCATAGGTGGTTATGAATCCTTAAGAGGTTGGTATTATAACGACCAAAAGTATCCTGTAGAATGGAGAGACGGTGCCCAACATCGTATTCTTTTCGATACCGAGATACGTATTCCAATAGAACCAAGTTTACTCTGGCTTGTGGTCTTCTTGGACGGAGGAGCACTTTACGAACAGACGAACCGTGCCGTAGGAACGAAAAAAGATTATTTCGAATCTTATGATAAGAATAAGGCGGATCAGATTGCCGCAAACCCGATCGGTTGGTATATCCAAAACAATTTCAATTTGCAGAATGGACGTAAGGCCGACGTAACTTATGACGAATTGAATAACCCTGGGAGATTGATCCTATCATCGGATAACGTTGCAATGGATAGAATGAGATATTCTTGGGGTGTGGGTTTGAGAGTTCAGATCCCTGTACTTCCTTTGCGTATTTACTTTGCTCAAAAGTTAAAACCTACCGGAAATTTCTGGGCACCTTTCGAAAGATATGAATCTGACAACGCATTCCAGTTCGTATTCGGTATCGGTGATTATAGATTTTAA
- a CDS encoding ExbD/TolR family protein: MKFKKWNRGESGSFRAGQIELAPMIDVICFIVIYFLMNATLEKSTVVKIELPRSSSTAQEKKKDELVITVNKDGKIFLDKDTEPVPIEKLTEKIKLFNGQNQGDDKDKKDQSKNRVIIRGDGGANYQTIVKVIDKVNEAGVTRFNLAMVRQPGGQ; encoded by the coding sequence ATGAAATTCAAAAAGTGGAATCGGGGAGAAAGCGGAAGTTTTAGGGCAGGCCAGATCGAGCTTGCGCCTATGATCGACGTTATTTGTTTCATCGTAATTTATTTTTTGATGAATGCGACCTTGGAAAAATCCACAGTCGTAAAAATAGAACTCCCTAGATCTTCCAGCACCGCTCAGGAAAAGAAAAAGGACGAACTTGTAATCACTGTCAATAAGGACGGAAAAATTTTCCTAGATAAGGACACTGAGCCTGTTCCTATAGAAAAACTGACTGAAAAAATAAAATTGTTCAATGGCCAAAACCAGGGCGACGACAAAGACAAAAAAGACCAGAGCAAAAATCGGGTGATTATCAGAGGTGATGGTGGAGCGAATTACCAAACCATCGTCAAAGTGATCGATAAAGTGAACGAAGCCGGAGTTACAAGATTCAATCTTGCGATGGTTCGTCAACCGGGAGGTCAGTGA
- a CDS encoding MotA/TolQ/ExbB proton channel family protein: protein MILAKTDSLVSIIPPETVPILILLVSIVGFTIIIERLIFFSRWKAITPDDWRRVKDLLREKNYDSASDLMRSLSQGPVSQVLQAGITQFKKNASSVDDEILTQGLNQIQRMEKFLSPLATIATISPLLGVLGTVLGIIRSFAEGSGTRGAEVGISEALITTAMGLAVAIPAYIFHNFFQKKKEDAISEMESLSEQALRFLK, encoded by the coding sequence ATGATTCTTGCCAAAACAGATTCTTTGGTTTCCATTATTCCGCCGGAAACCGTACCTATTCTGATCCTTCTAGTTTCTATAGTAGGATTTACAATAATCATAGAAAGGCTGATCTTCTTTTCTCGTTGGAAGGCCATTACTCCTGATGATTGGAGAAGGGTAAAAGATCTACTCAGAGAAAAAAACTACGATTCAGCTTCCGATTTAATGAGAAGCCTGAGCCAGGGGCCGGTCTCTCAGGTGTTACAAGCAGGTATTACCCAGTTTAAGAAAAATGCATCTTCTGTGGATGATGAAATTCTTACCCAAGGATTAAACCAGATCCAGAGAATGGAAAAATTCCTCTCTCCGTTAGCTACAATTGCTACTATCTCTCCACTTTTAGGAGTATTGGGAACCGTTCTTGGTATTATTCGTTCCTTTGCGGAAGGTTCTGGAACAAGAGGAGCGGAAGTGGGGATCAGTGAGGCATTGATCACTACAGCTATGGGACTTGCGGTTGCGATCCCAGCTTATATTTTCCATAACTTCTTCCAAAAGAAAAAAGAAGACGCAATTTCCGAAATGGAAAGTCTTTCCGAGCAGGCGCTTAGGTTTTTAAAATAA
- the recN gene encoding DNA repair protein RecN has product MLQTITIRDFALIESAQIDLSKGLTAITGETGSGKSLLLDALSSLLGGKSSTMDIRTGSDKYCLEAEFDISQNPSAITWMREHGFPLNGSAIVIRKEFTRDGKTKIQINHSLSSAQVLRGLGEILSEVHNQNDQILLLDKAQQLDILDSFAGLHTLRGEVKEGFLTYKSLKKRLEELELSHADRNRKKEILQYQIEEIHTANLKPGEEEELSKEENLLVHGEKLAENLDIITGYLHESESSVLGIFPKVLAASDKIKVLNESLNEMDSALKEAYVTIREINTAAQDQKEEVFFSPERLSHVQSRLDLIQKLKKKYGNSISEILETKKKAEDELSALEQNLDSKTSLEKEKKKAADKLTQSCLQLSKSRREVLNKFESKLKSELEVLGMKGAGLQVVLRWETSPEGEVEAQGKSYLVNEFGLDQAEFYFSPNPGEKPRPLRKIASGGEISRVMLAIKSVLGSNFDGKVLVFDEIDSGLGGEIASDVAKKLRTLSKTHQIILVTHLQQIAAAADHHLLVSKRLKEGRTVSETEFLGMEERTMELARMIAGQNISKGALHHAKELLKKKAV; this is encoded by the coding sequence ATGCTGCAAACAATTACTATTCGAGACTTTGCATTAATTGAATCCGCCCAAATCGATCTGAGCAAGGGGCTAACTGCGATTACTGGAGAGACCGGTTCCGGAAAATCTCTCTTACTGGATGCTCTTTCTTCCTTACTTGGGGGAAAGAGTAGTACTATGGATATCCGAACAGGTTCGGATAAGTATTGCCTTGAAGCGGAGTTCGATATTTCTCAAAATCCAAGCGCCATAACTTGGATGAGGGAACATGGATTTCCTTTAAATGGTTCTGCGATCGTGATCCGAAAGGAATTCACTCGGGATGGAAAAACAAAAATACAGATCAATCATTCACTTTCTTCTGCTCAGGTACTTCGTGGTTTAGGTGAGATCCTATCCGAAGTACATAACCAGAACGATCAAATCTTACTTTTGGACAAAGCCCAACAGTTGGATATACTGGATAGTTTTGCAGGTTTGCATACTCTGAGGGGAGAAGTGAAGGAGGGATTTTTAACTTATAAAAGTCTTAAAAAAAGATTAGAAGAATTAGAATTGTCTCATGCGGACAGAAATCGTAAAAAAGAGATACTTCAATACCAGATAGAAGAGATCCATACTGCTAATTTAAAACCGGGAGAAGAGGAAGAACTGAGTAAGGAAGAAAACCTACTAGTCCACGGGGAAAAACTCGCAGAGAACCTGGATATAATTACCGGTTATTTGCATGAAAGTGAATCTTCTGTTTTAGGGATTTTTCCCAAGGTACTTGCCGCTTCCGATAAGATTAAAGTTTTGAACGAATCATTAAACGAAATGGATTCCGCTCTTAAGGAAGCATATGTTACGATCCGCGAGATCAATACTGCTGCGCAAGACCAAAAGGAAGAGGTATTTTTCTCCCCGGAAAGATTATCACATGTGCAGTCTAGACTAGATCTGATCCAAAAATTAAAGAAAAAATACGGAAATTCAATTTCTGAAATTTTAGAAACAAAGAAGAAGGCGGAGGATGAACTTTCTGCCTTAGAGCAGAATTTAGATTCTAAAACTTCTCTGGAAAAAGAAAAGAAAAAGGCAGCAGATAAGCTTACTCAGTCTTGTTTGCAACTTTCCAAATCTAGGCGAGAAGTATTGAACAAGTTCGAATCCAAACTCAAATCAGAACTAGAAGTTTTGGGAATGAAGGGGGCCGGTTTACAAGTGGTACTTCGTTGGGAAACAAGCCCAGAAGGAGAAGTTGAGGCCCAGGGAAAATCCTATTTGGTAAACGAATTCGGATTGGATCAGGCCGAATTCTATTTTAGTCCGAACCCTGGAGAAAAGCCGAGACCTCTTCGTAAAATTGCTTCTGGAGGAGAAATTTCTAGAGTAATGTTGGCCATCAAGAGTGTGCTTGGTTCCAATTTTGACGGAAAAGTTTTAGTTTTTGATGAGATTGACTCCGGTCTGGGTGGAGAGATTGCTTCTGACGTCGCAAAAAAACTCAGAACCCTTTCTAAAACTCATCAAATCATATTGGTCACACATTTACAGCAGATTGCTGCGGCTGCAGATCATCATCTTCTCGTAAGTAAACGACTCAAAGAGGGAAGAACCGTCTCCGAAACTGAATTCTTAGGAATGGAGGAGAGAACTATGGAACTTGCGAGAATGATCGCGGGTCAAAATATCTCCAAAGGCGCTCTCCATCACGCTAAGGAACTGCTCAAAAAGAAGGCGGTATAA
- a CDS encoding histidine kinase — protein MAKSFKDLDAQLSEYILNRSRISVQSSRMNSKLEKYVLRILTEVLEKLGQTRYIEMLYTITKEMAINGVKANQKRVFFEDLGLDIRNHEHYDQGLAQFKQNFSEKMADEYGKRCLARGVFVKISVIYTAEGLVVEVVNNTPVIEIEESRMREKMRKAMEYNDIAEFYMDNMDNTEGAGLGIALIMILLKSENIDPNLFRIQTSPAETVARVEIPFTDNYVTIRSKEINQVGNHK, from the coding sequence ATGGCAAAAAGTTTCAAAGATTTAGACGCCCAGCTCTCAGAATACATCCTCAACCGCTCCCGCATCTCTGTTCAATCTTCCAGAATGAATTCCAAATTGGAAAAATACGTTTTGCGTATTCTAACGGAAGTTCTGGAAAAATTAGGCCAGACTAGATACATAGAGATGTTGTATACGATCACCAAAGAAATGGCGATCAACGGAGTGAAGGCCAACCAAAAGAGGGTTTTCTTCGAGGATCTTGGTCTAGATATCCGAAATCATGAACATTACGACCAGGGTCTGGCTCAGTTCAAACAGAACTTCTCCGAAAAAATGGCCGATGAATACGGGAAGCGTTGTCTTGCCAGAGGCGTTTTTGTCAAAATTTCAGTAATCTATACCGCAGAAGGTTTGGTAGTCGAAGTAGTTAATAATACTCCTGTGATCGAGATCGAAGAATCTCGTATGAGGGAGAAGATGAGAAAGGCGATGGAATATAATGATATCGCCGAGTTCTATATGGATAATATGGACAATACAGAGGGAGCCGGTCTTGGAATCGCTCTTATCATGATCCTTCTCAAAAGTGAGAATATTGATCCGAACCTTTTCAGGATCCAGACAAGCCCAGCAGAAACCGTCGCCAGGGTAGAAATCCCTTTCACCGACAATTACGTAACCATTAGAAGTAAGGAAATCAACCAAGTTGGAAATCACAAATAA